Proteins encoded together in one Xyrauchen texanus isolate HMW12.3.18 chromosome 50, RBS_HiC_50CHRs, whole genome shotgun sequence window:
- the LOC127641478 gene encoding nuclear factor interleukin-3-regulated protein-like, with protein MESAFSQVSWEAEAEAEEASLRGLGLRRKREFIPEEKKDAIYWEKRRKNNEAAKRSREKRRVNDYVLETRLVSMSEENARLRAELLALKLRYGVLSPGVSYSSSQRALSQLHPLAPQPLISCPDKDLYWARKEDRESSNLPGNQQPPIGLGTHPGSAFLPTHPMALRRNYPYFLEFPSLHSPTTTPLLLPPHFASAASPWAGRPLLQPGNQRILSDEEGEQQVPADSSAALPHKLRLKTQNSQRKDNGTKSASPIPVYMSD; from the coding sequence ATGGAGTCTGCTTTCTCACAAGTAAGTTGGGAAGCTGAGGCAGAAGCTGAGGAAGCATCTCTAAGGGGTCTGGGCTTGCGTCGCAAACGAGAATTCATCCCAGAGGAGAAGAAAGATGCAATCTACTGGGAAAAACGGCGCAAGAACAACGAAGCGGCCAAACGTTCACGAGAAAAACGAAGGGTCAACGACTATGTTCTGGAGACACGATTGGTTTCAATGAGTGAGGAGAATGCTCGTCTACGAGCCGAGTTGTTGGCGCTAAAGCTTCGGTATGGTGTTCTCAGCCCTGGGGTATCTTATTCCTCATCTCAAAGGGCCCTGTCTCAACTTCACCCACTGGCCCCACAACCTCTGATCTCTTGCCCAGACAAAGACCTCTACTGGGCTAGAAAGGAAGACAGAGAATCTTCCAATCTGCCTGGAAACCAGCAGCCACCCATTGGTTTGGGAACCCACCCTGGGTCAGCATTCCTGCCCACACACCCTATGGCCTTACGAAGAAATTACCCATACTTTCTAGAATTTCCCAGCCTCCATTCTCCTACAACTACACCTTTACTCTTACCGCCACACTTTGCCTCAGCAGCCTCCCCTTGGGCAGGTAGACCCCTGCTCCAGCCAGGGAATCAGAGGATCTTGTCAGACGAAGAAGGTGAACAGCAGGTGCCGGCAGATTCCAGCGCTGCACTGCCCCATAAACTCAGACTGAAGACGCAAAACTCACAGCGCAAAGACAATGGAACTAAATCTGCATCTCCGATCCCAGTATATATGTCAGATTGA